A genomic segment from Lagenorhynchus albirostris chromosome X, mLagAlb1.1, whole genome shotgun sequence encodes:
- the LOC132513607 gene encoding melanoma-associated antigen B10-like codes for MPRGRKSKRRPREKHSQARSEAQRLQDAQAPAAEEEESLSSPTPPLGGAKSQDEEKPSTSQASLGTDFSCRTVVDQKAILLVQFLLCKYNMREPITKEGMLKHVIKKYKEQFHEILRRASELMVLAFGIDVKEVDPTRHCYALVSKFQRTSDDRMRGEEIMPKTGLLMTVLCVIFMKGNCATEEDIWEVLNVMGIYAGKKHFIHGEPKKLITKDLVQEGYLEYHQVANSDPPRYEFLWGPRAHAETSKMKVLEFLAKIHDTVPSAFPLLYQEALRDEEERAQARFAAMLLTGAVASVRSGADFQGSFSHL; via the exons ATGCCTCGGGGCCGGAAGAGCAAGCGCCGTCCCCGCGAGAAACACAGTCAGGCCCGGAGTGAGGCTCAGCGTCTCCAAGATGCTCAGGCCCCTGCAGCAGAGGAAGAAgagtctctctcctcccccacccctcctcttgGTG GTGCCAAGAGCCAAGATGAAGAAAAACCAAGCACCTCTCAGGCATCACTCGGCACTGATTTTTCCTGCAGAACCGTTGTAGACCAGAAGGCAATTCTGTTGGTGCAATTCCTGCTGTGCAAGTATAACATGAGAGAGCCCATTACAAAGGAGGGTATGCTGAAGCATGTCATCAAAAAGTACAAGGAGCAGTTCCATGAGATCCTCAGGAGAGCCTCTGAGCTGATGGTGCTGGCCTTTGGCATTGATGTGAAGGAAGTCGATCCCACCAGGCACTGCTACGCCCTTGTCAGCAAATTTCAGCGCACCAGTGATGACAGGATGAGGGGTGAGGAGATCATGCCCAAGACCGGCCTCCTTATGACAGTCCTCTGTGTGATCTTCATGAAGGGCAACTGCGCCACTGAGGAGGATATCTGGGAAGTACTCAATGTGATGGGGATATATGCTGGAAAGAAGCACTTTATCCATGGGGAGCCCAAGAAGCTCATCACCAAAGATTTGGTGCAGGAAGGGTACCTGGAGTACCACCAGGTGGCCAACAGTGATCCTCCACGCTATGAGTTCCTGTGGGGCCCGAGAGCCCACGCTGAAACCAGCAAGATGAAAGTCCTTGAATTCTTGGCCAAGATTCATGATACGGTCCCCAGTGCCTTCCCACTCTTGTATCAGGAGGCTTTGAGAGATGAGGAAGAGAGAGCCCAAGCCAGATTTGCAGCTATGCTTCTCACTGGTGCCGTGGCCAGTGTGCGTTCCGGGGCCGACTTCCAGGGCAGCTTCTCCCACCTGTAG
- the LOC132513200 gene encoding LOW QUALITY PROTEIN: programmed cell death protein 7-like (The sequence of the model RefSeq protein was modified relative to this genomic sequence to represent the inferred CDS: inserted 2 bases in 1 codon), whose protein sequence is MSGTMAMSSYLGFCHLLLVKPSRNNLLLCVQLNISQYDKEDLKVVSNKTFLKIAIIPPPPQCRPFPGNDAGERPRPPPPGPGSPWSRRWPEAPPPYDVLGDAALQRLRDRQWLEAVFGTPRRAGCPVPLRAPSGPNLGEVRARLRGSLRLVRRLRGLGHALREAEADGVAWAQLHAEAQPLRAELAERLQLLTQAAYVGEARRRLERVRSRRLRLRERAREREAELEAEATRAAEREQEIDRWRVKCVQEVEEKKREQELKAAAAAGVLSEVRKKQADTKRMVDILRALEKLRKLRKEAAARKGVCPPASADETFEHHLQRLRKLIKKRSELYEAEERALRVMLEGEQEEERKRELEKKXRKEKEEFLLQKREIESKLFGDPDEFPLAHLLQPFRQYYLQAKHSLPALIPIRHDWDQYLVPSDHPKGNSVPQGWVLPPLPSNDIWATAIKLH, encoded by the exons tctAAAAGTAGTTTCAAAtaaaacgtttttaaaaattgccattATACCCCCGCCGCCCCAGTGCCGGCCCTTCCCAGGGAACGACGCCGGTGAGCGCCCGCGGCCGCCGCCTCCAGGCCCGGGGTCGCCCTGGAGCCGGCGCTGGCCTGAAGCACCGCCGCCGTACGACGTGCTTGGGGACGCGGCCCTGCAGCGCCTGCGCGACCGGCAGTGGCTAGAGGCGGTGTTCGGAACCCCGCGGCGGGCCGGCTGCCCGGTGCCTCTGCGCGCGCCCTCCGGCCCCAACCTGGGCGAGGTGCGGGCCCGGTTGCGCGGGTCCCTGCGCCTGGTGCGGCGGCTGCGCGGCCTGGGCCATGCGCTGCGCGAGGCCGAGGCTGACGGCGTGGCCTGGGCACAGCTGCATGCGGAGGCACAGCCGCTGCGCGCCGAGCTGGCCGAGCGACTTCAGCTCCTGACCCAGGCAGCCTATGTGGGCGAGGCGCGGCGCAGGCTGGAGAGGGTCCGGAGCCGCCGGCTGCGGCTTCGCGAGAGGGCCCGGGAACGCGAGGCCGAGCTGGAGGCGGAGGCCACGCGGGCAGCGGAGCGCGAGCAGGAGATTGACCGCTGGAGGGTCAAGTGCGtgcaggaggtggaggagaagaAGCGGGAGCAGGAACttaaagctgctgctgctgctggtgtccTATCTGAAGTGAGGAAAAAACAAGCAGACACCAAAAGAATGGTGGACATTCTTCGGGCCttggagaaattgaggaaactcaggaaagAGGCTGCAGCAAGGAAAGGGGTCTGTCCTCCAGCCTCAGCAGATGAGACCTTTGAGCATCACCTTCAGCGACTgagaaaactcattaaaaaacGCTCTGAATTATATGAAGCTGAAGAGAGAGCCCTCAGAGTTATGTTGGAAGGAGaacaagaggaagagaggaaaagagaattagagaagaa caggaaagaaaaagaggaattttTACTACAGAAGCGTGAAATTGAGTCCAAGTTATTTGGGGATCCAGATGAGTTCCCACTTGCTCACCTCTTGCAGCCTTTCCGGCAGTATTACCTCCAGGCTAAGCACTCGCTGCCAGCGCTCATCCCGATAAGACATGATTGGGATCAGTACCTGGTGCCATCTGATCATCCCAAAGGCAACTCCGTTCCCCAAGGATGGGTTCTTCCCCCGCTCCCCAGCAACGACATCTGGGCAACCGCCATTAAGCTGCATTAG